A single region of the Halopiger xanaduensis SH-6 genome encodes:
- a CDS encoding sulfatase-like hydrolase/transferase: MNLKRALIETLPPWAKRLLAAPYDRYQTRKADAAFAEKALPELDPADDAPDHIVCIVVDALRADYVDDETTPYLASLNGTDAVTPGAWTFPAVSSLLTGIYPHEHGAMKQTDEFDNSDGLSLPPRMDEDRVTLTEILAGAGYDTYGGFGHDTPFVAVSGRFHDHALYHKMNSDADDVLEDYLEWVSDRTRTFAFLHLADPHIPVDPPSEYWKKHDIDTSIDDLENWRYRTDTDCSEDCQSYREHRRRLYRASVDYVDDALSRFETGLENALDDPLLIVTADHGEALWEQVEFDVEHFNGTGCVDHGGAPYEALARVPLLTNADWTFDSDVSLIDIAPTITDSVGVSGPEMTGHSLRGEIPENRQLLVEGSLSGYEKKAVYDGAYKLIVSRGDDVEVGYEVSEEELVDVPADRRNTMIDALPAWPDGTNVQTEVSGMVEDRLEQLGYR; the protein is encoded by the coding sequence ATGAATCTCAAGCGGGCGCTGATCGAGACCCTTCCGCCGTGGGCGAAACGGTTACTCGCCGCCCCCTATGACCGGTATCAGACGCGAAAAGCGGACGCCGCATTTGCCGAGAAGGCACTCCCCGAACTGGATCCGGCGGACGACGCACCGGATCACATCGTCTGTATCGTGGTCGACGCGCTCCGCGCCGACTACGTCGACGACGAGACGACGCCCTATCTCGCAAGCCTAAACGGCACCGACGCCGTGACGCCGGGCGCGTGGACCTTCCCAGCGGTTTCCTCGCTTCTAACCGGCATTTACCCACACGAACACGGTGCAATGAAGCAGACAGACGAATTCGACAATTCTGATGGACTCTCGCTGCCGCCCCGAATGGACGAAGATCGCGTAACGCTCACGGAGATCCTTGCTGGAGCCGGTTATGACACTTATGGCGGATTCGGACACGATACACCGTTCGTCGCCGTTTCCGGACGATTCCACGATCACGCACTTTATCACAAAATGAACTCCGATGCGGACGACGTTCTCGAGGACTACCTTGAGTGGGTTTCCGATCGGACTCGGACGTTCGCGTTCTTACATCTCGCGGACCCCCACATTCCCGTCGATCCGCCCTCGGAGTACTGGAAGAAACACGACATCGATACGTCTATCGACGACCTTGAGAACTGGCGCTATCGAACCGATACCGACTGTAGTGAGGACTGTCAGTCCTATCGAGAACACCGTCGACGGCTGTACCGCGCGTCCGTCGACTACGTCGACGATGCGCTTTCCCGGTTCGAGACTGGCCTCGAGAACGCACTCGACGATCCGTTGCTGATCGTTACTGCGGACCACGGTGAAGCGCTCTGGGAACAAGTCGAATTCGACGTCGAACACTTCAATGGAACCGGTTGCGTCGATCACGGTGGCGCTCCGTACGAGGCGCTCGCTCGCGTTCCGCTATTGACGAACGCCGATTGGACGTTTGATTCTGACGTCTCCCTCATCGACATCGCACCGACGATTACGGATTCTGTCGGGGTCTCTGGTCCAGAGATGACTGGTCATTCGTTACGCGGAGAAATTCCCGAAAATCGACAACTGTTAGTCGAGGGCAGTCTCAGCGGATACGAGAAGAAAGCAGTCTACGACGGAGCGTACAAATTGATCGTCTCAAGGGGTGATGACGTCGAGGTTGGATACGAGGTGTCCGAAGAGGAGTTAGTCGATGTTCCCGCTGATCGTCGGAATACGATGATCGATGCGTTACCCGCATGGCCAGACGGAACGAACGTCCAAACGGAAGTATCCGGAATGGTGGAGGATCGGCTCGAACAGCTCGGATATCGATAG
- a CDS encoding NAD-dependent epimerase/dehydratase family protein, giving the protein METTVVTGAAGFIGSHLVDTLLERGYEVRGIDDLSTGQLENLDEAREHEAFSFVEGSVRDRDTLARALDGANCVFHQAAVSSVARSFDDPATVADVNCGGTSMLFEVAADAGVETFVVASSAAVYGSGGELPKREAMPVDPESPYALSKYYTEQAALQLGDQYGIDAVALRYFNVYGPRQDPDSEYAAVVPKFLELMSDGERPVIYGDGEQSRDFVFVGDVVDANVRAVESNCRDEVLNVAGGRRITINDLVSRINDVLGTELEPIYDDPRPGDIRHSGADVSKANRAIEYEPTVDLETGLRRTADLTER; this is encoded by the coding sequence ATGGAGACGACAGTCGTAACCGGCGCGGCGGGGTTCATCGGCTCTCACCTCGTCGATACGCTTCTCGAACGCGGCTACGAAGTGCGCGGAATCGACGATCTCTCGACGGGGCAACTCGAGAACCTCGACGAGGCGCGAGAGCACGAGGCGTTCTCGTTCGTCGAAGGGAGCGTTCGCGACCGGGACACCCTCGCCCGAGCGCTCGACGGCGCCAACTGCGTGTTCCACCAGGCAGCGGTGTCGTCGGTCGCGCGGAGTTTCGACGATCCCGCGACGGTCGCGGACGTCAACTGCGGCGGGACCTCAATGCTCTTCGAGGTCGCTGCCGACGCCGGCGTCGAGACGTTCGTCGTCGCCTCCTCGGCGGCGGTCTACGGCTCCGGCGGTGAACTTCCAAAGCGCGAGGCGATGCCGGTCGATCCGGAGTCGCCGTATGCGCTTTCGAAATACTACACCGAACAAGCCGCGCTTCAACTCGGCGATCAGTACGGGATAGATGCGGTCGCGCTCCGATATTTCAATGTCTACGGACCACGACAAGATCCGGACAGCGAGTACGCGGCCGTCGTTCCGAAGTTCCTCGAGTTGATGAGCGACGGCGAACGTCCGGTGATATACGGTGATGGTGAGCAGTCGCGCGATTTCGTCTTCGTCGGCGACGTCGTTGACGCGAACGTTCGGGCCGTGGAGAGCAACTGTCGCGACGAGGTGTTAAACGTCGCAGGCGGTCGTCGGATCACAATCAACGATCTAGTTAGCCGAATCAACGACGTACTGGGGACAGAACTCGAGCCGATATACGACGATCCGCGGCCCGGCGACATTCGACATTCGGGGGCAGACGTCTCGAAGGCAAACCGAGCCATTGAGTACGAACCGACGGTCGATCTCGAAACGGGACTCCGACGGACTGCAGATTTGACCGAGCGATGA
- a CDS encoding glycosyltransferase family 4 protein gives MSGDATDSEAEGESTYPDVCVVTHPLGGAGENATRTLLEILSAITTISLVTAGLPEGSTIREDHEVVELTTANTGESIPVAAARFLLNQFRMCRLLARRDEEVVLFYGAIAYFLPICCAKLAGKTVVLEPRGNVPLTLRLHWEQRVPGPIARGLAGLVWGLERLGYWLSDAIVTYTPSMASSLGLERFEDKLYTNGARYVDTERFTPRGPFRERDHVVGFLGRLDEEKGIRTLAEVAKRLPDDVTFRFIGDGALRGWLESELSDEIAASTVEVTGWIDHDEVPDQLTELQLLVMPSAPTEGLPTTILEAMACGTPVYATPVVGVPDVVKDGETGYLMEDTSDEAIARKIQRIQTSDDLRSMSHRCRTLVEEEYSFEGAVERFAGILDAISQRGMVSGMEKRNTDGTDAVN, from the coding sequence ATGAGCGGAGACGCGACTGACTCCGAAGCGGAGGGAGAATCGACCTATCCCGACGTCTGCGTCGTCACCCACCCCCTCGGTGGCGCCGGCGAGAACGCCACACGGACGCTTCTGGAAATCCTCTCGGCGATCACGACGATCTCGCTCGTGACGGCCGGACTACCCGAAGGGTCAACGATTCGCGAAGACCATGAGGTCGTCGAGTTGACGACGGCCAACACCGGCGAGTCGATCCCCGTCGCCGCCGCCCGTTTTCTCCTCAATCAGTTTCGGATGTGTCGGCTCCTCGCCCGACGCGACGAGGAGGTCGTACTCTTCTACGGCGCAATCGCATATTTCCTGCCAATCTGCTGTGCGAAACTCGCCGGCAAGACCGTTGTTCTGGAACCGCGGGGCAACGTTCCGCTGACACTTCGCCTTCACTGGGAACAGCGGGTGCCGGGACCAATCGCCCGCGGGCTCGCGGGTCTCGTGTGGGGGCTCGAGCGGCTCGGCTATTGGCTATCGGACGCGATCGTCACGTACACGCCGTCGATGGCCTCGTCGCTTGGTTTGGAGCGATTCGAGGACAAACTATACACGAACGGTGCTCGCTACGTTGACACCGAGCGGTTCACCCCACGAGGTCCGTTTCGCGAACGGGACCACGTGGTCGGGTTCCTGGGTCGGCTCGACGAAGAGAAGGGAATTCGGACGCTGGCGGAGGTGGCAAAACGGCTTCCCGACGACGTTACGTTCAGGTTCATTGGCGATGGGGCGCTCCGAGGCTGGCTGGAATCGGAACTGAGCGATGAAATCGCAGCGAGCACGGTCGAGGTGACCGGCTGGATCGACCACGACGAGGTGCCTGATCAACTCACCGAGTTACAGTTGCTGGTGATGCCGTCGGCGCCAACCGAAGGATTGCCGACGACGATTCTCGAGGCAATGGCGTGTGGGACGCCGGTCTACGCGACTCCAGTAGTGGGCGTTCCGGACGTCGTGAAAGACGGGGAAACGGGATACCTGATGGAGGACACGTCCGACGAAGCGATTGCACGCAAAATTCAACGGATACAGACGTCTGATGACCTCCGATCGATGTCCCATCGGTGTCGGACGCTCGTCGAGGAAGAGTACAGCTTTGAGGGCGCTGTAGAACGATTCGCGGGCATTCTAGATGCGATTTCGCAAAGAGGAATGGTCTCTGGAATGGAGAAGAGAAATACCGACGGCACCGATGCGGTTAACTGA
- a CDS encoding sulfatase: MKPNVLLIVLDSVRARNTSLHEHANDTTPFLNEFAESATRYRQARAPGTTSVTSHASIFTGLHVNEHRVTSAEAKLSEGATVFERLRDEHGYETGVFSENVWITDVDIGLDHGFDTVVGPQDVPYPDALNPRSFVSDRGTGRFTEYVRECLRDDAPLRGLINGAYTKISSDYPSLLPSFIDGTSPGNLYTDKFLDWIDTTVNDEWAACVNLMDAHLPYNPKEEFNEWGDDLLRTIEDEAVDQWQLHCGDGLWWRQKAREALYDGAIRQADSYVQRIIDGLEERGVLDDTLVVITSDHGEGFGERSRIRPARIAGHNVSVHEVLLHVPLVVKRPGQRNAHEVDSVATLARFPTVVENALEGATAPDGFVPDRPVVASSYRITDDESLKARALEHCDDLSAFESFTHVVYEDDDDVVRKYITWKDREATVEIRNAQDSYKVSNTGGRKVREVFGEMEEAAVRAEGSGTDDLDEATYDRLEKLGYV; encoded by the coding sequence ATGAAACCGAACGTACTCTTGATCGTTCTTGACAGCGTTCGTGCGAGGAACACGAGCCTCCACGAACACGCGAACGATACGACGCCCTTTCTGAACGAGTTTGCCGAATCCGCGACCCGCTATCGACAGGCGCGTGCACCGGGAACGACTAGCGTGACCAGCCACGCGAGTATATTTACCGGACTCCACGTGAACGAACATCGGGTGACGAGTGCGGAGGCGAAACTGAGCGAAGGGGCGACGGTCTTCGAACGGCTTAGGGACGAACACGGTTACGAGACCGGCGTCTTCTCCGAAAACGTCTGGATCACCGACGTAGATATCGGTCTCGACCACGGGTTCGATACGGTCGTCGGTCCGCAGGACGTCCCGTATCCCGACGCGCTGAATCCGAGGTCATTCGTCTCGGACAGAGGAACGGGCCGTTTCACTGAGTACGTCAGAGAATGCCTGCGTGACGATGCGCCGCTGAGGGGACTAATCAACGGCGCGTACACGAAGATATCGTCGGACTATCCGTCTCTCCTACCGAGTTTCATCGACGGCACGTCGCCGGGGAACCTCTACACCGATAAGTTTCTCGATTGGATTGATACGACGGTGAACGACGAATGGGCGGCGTGTGTCAACCTCATGGACGCTCACCTGCCCTACAATCCGAAGGAGGAATTCAACGAGTGGGGCGATGATCTGCTTCGGACGATCGAAGACGAGGCCGTCGACCAATGGCAACTCCACTGCGGTGACGGGTTATGGTGGCGCCAAAAAGCCCGCGAGGCGCTCTACGATGGCGCCATCCGACAGGCCGATTCCTACGTTCAACGAATTATCGACGGACTCGAGGAGCGAGGCGTTCTCGACGATACGCTCGTCGTCATCACGAGCGACCACGGCGAAGGGTTCGGTGAACGGAGTCGCATACGTCCCGCTCGGATCGCCGGCCATAACGTGTCCGTTCACGAAGTTCTCCTACACGTTCCCCTCGTGGTCAAACGGCCGGGTCAACGGAACGCACACGAGGTCGACTCCGTCGCGACCTTGGCGCGGTTCCCGACGGTAGTGGAGAACGCGCTCGAGGGAGCGACCGCTCCCGACGGCTTCGTCCCCGACCGTCCGGTCGTGGCATCGAGCTACCGGATCACGGACGACGAGAGTCTCAAGGCGCGAGCCCTCGAACACTGTGACGACCTGAGCGCGTTCGAGTCCTTTACTCACGTCGTCTACGAGGACGACGACGACGTGGTCCGAAAGTACATCACCTGGAAAGACAGGGAAGCGACCGTCGAGATCAGGAACGCGCAAGACTCGTACAAGGTATCGAACACCGGCGGTCGAAAAGTCCGTGAGGTGTTCGGCGAGATGGAGGAAGCAGCCGTCAGAGCGGAAGGGAGTGGCACCGACGACCTCGACGAGGCGACGTACGATAGGCTCGAGAAGCTGGGATACGTATAG
- a CDS encoding acyltransferase, producing the protein MRLVQKLRRRVKDSIYRFWGIYSHLGSDAYISELESRGCEVGEGTRFYGENNVDLGYAPQISIGKNCIITDKVRMLAHAKDKPILSQAFDTAPNYSKRGTIDIGDNVFLGERTIVLPDVSIGDNVIIGAGSVISSDIPSNSVAVGVPCEVKCSLEEYRDRRLSTEEADIEEVTECYRDQNRPFPDWLRSNTE; encoded by the coding sequence ATGAGACTAGTACAGAAACTGCGACGACGGGTAAAAGACTCAATTTATCGGTTCTGGGGAATATATAGCCATCTCGGATCGGACGCGTACATCTCCGAACTCGAATCGCGCGGTTGTGAGGTTGGTGAGGGAACAAGGTTTTATGGAGAAAACAACGTCGATCTCGGATACGCTCCTCAAATATCTATCGGGAAAAACTGTATAATAACTGACAAAGTGCGGATGCTCGCCCACGCTAAGGATAAACCCATCCTATCTCAAGCCTTCGATACTGCTCCGAACTATTCAAAGAGGGGAACGATCGATATCGGAGACAACGTATTTCTAGGGGAACGAACAATTGTTCTACCCGACGTATCTATCGGTGATAACGTCATTATCGGTGCCGGTTCAGTAATCTCCTCAGACATTCCTTCTAATTCTGTTGCAGTCGGTGTCCCGTGTGAAGTTAAATGTTCGTTAGAAGAGTATCGTGACCGCCGCCTCAGTACCGAGGAGGCTGATATCGAAGAAGTCACTGAATGCTATCGGGACCAGAATCGGCCCTTCCCCGACTGGTTAAGGAGTAATACTGAGTGA
- a CDS encoding capsular polysaccharide export protein, LipB/KpsS family, with protein sequence MEMKEERLRSLSELARRLGIEKHAAKTYLSFTSAIRSQLKESLEELDFEEISTSEHEMTAFFPEFYSTDYRTTLHGIIAHGLNYRGVGSVFVFGDGSLGACKGNMSQYEDNCVRCVHQSNEFAELMNIPDVFLDEINYDDSVKRDEIESKIEDYAVSSTYRALQIAEIDYENPEHVQLLEQFKRTGRIAWDVTDKLHKEYDFDYFVSTGSSYLPRGMALEYAKINDIPITASSDPIYGDGQDLMFSRLDGPLTHYISDKSWRIVEQRPLGSDQERELDEFMGERMETVEQTQYADSGESLELEEDTEMYSMYTHLPWDAAIRDVSRLFDDQYEWVRETVELFETFDDKHLVIKVHPAEKMRGTEQSITDILDSTFDELPDNTTLLEPDTDVDPYELMRSSDIVLVYTSTVGMEATYLDTPVITTADSHYAGKGFTYDPETKDEYRKLIDSGSSELELDERMSSLVRKYLYNYFIQRPISFDLVLPNSYSSEESIIENLESIESLKPGGDAVLDDICKAIIENTSYFYTKTHQ encoded by the coding sequence ATGGAAATGAAGGAAGAGAGGCTCCGAAGCCTCAGTGAGTTAGCGAGGAGACTCGGTATCGAGAAACACGCTGCCAAAACGTATCTATCGTTCACTTCCGCAATACGCTCACAATTAAAAGAATCTTTGGAAGAACTTGATTTTGAAGAAATTAGTACTTCTGAACACGAGATGACCGCGTTCTTCCCCGAATTTTATTCGACGGACTATCGAACGACGTTGCACGGAATAATCGCACACGGATTAAATTACAGGGGGGTTGGTTCAGTATTTGTTTTCGGAGATGGCAGTTTGGGTGCATGCAAGGGGAACATGTCCCAATATGAGGATAACTGTGTCAGATGCGTTCATCAGAGTAATGAATTTGCGGAATTGATGAATATTCCTGATGTTTTTCTGGATGAGATCAATTACGATGATTCGGTCAAAAGGGACGAAATCGAATCGAAGATCGAAGACTATGCAGTTTCATCTACGTATCGTGCTCTCCAGATTGCGGAGATCGACTACGAAAATCCGGAGCACGTGCAGCTTCTAGAACAGTTCAAACGTACCGGTCGTATTGCATGGGATGTTACCGATAAGCTGCATAAGGAATATGATTTTGATTATTTCGTCTCAACTGGATCGTCGTACCTTCCGAGAGGTATGGCTCTGGAATATGCTAAAATAAATGATATACCGATCACTGCAAGTAGCGATCCGATCTACGGGGACGGACAAGATCTTATGTTTAGCCGATTAGATGGTCCTCTCACCCATTATATCTCGGATAAGAGCTGGCGGATAGTAGAACAGAGGCCATTGGGTTCAGATCAAGAACGTGAACTTGACGAATTTATGGGTGAAAGGATGGAAACTGTCGAACAAACACAGTATGCCGATTCGGGGGAAAGCCTCGAACTCGAAGAGGATACTGAAATGTACTCCATGTATACGCACCTCCCGTGGGATGCGGCAATTAGGGACGTCTCTCGGTTGTTCGATGATCAGTACGAATGGGTCAGGGAAACGGTTGAACTGTTCGAGACGTTCGATGACAAACATTTGGTGATAAAGGTACATCCGGCAGAAAAAATGCGGGGAACGGAACAAAGTATCACTGATATTTTAGATTCGACATTTGATGAACTTCCCGATAATACGACTCTTTTAGAGCCAGATACCGACGTTGACCCATACGAACTTATGCGATCGAGCGATATTGTCTTGGTATACACCTCAACCGTCGGAATGGAAGCTACCTACCTCGATACTCCTGTGATAACCACCGCTGACTCGCATTATGCTGGAAAGGGGTTTACATATGATCCCGAAACGAAAGATGAATATCGGAAGTTAATCGATAGTGGATCGAGTGAACTAGAATTAGACGAACGGATGAGTTCATTGGTGAGGAAATACTTATACAACTACTTCATTCAACGTCCCATCAGCTTCGACCTAGTACTACCAAATTCGTATTCGTCTGAAGAATCGATAATAGAAAATCTGGAGTCAATCGAGAGTTTGAAACCAGGTGGTGATGCTGTGCTTGACGACATCTGTAAGGCGATAATTGAGAATACGTCTTATTTCTATACAAAAACGCACCAATAA
- a CDS encoding cytidylyltransferase domain-containing protein, protein MSNPICQVQVRLGSTRLPGKVLYPLESRRVIGWVIDRCTAAETVTDAVVAVGNEPENEAITEWCERNGVRHATGPEGNLLERHLAVAEAYSSDPVVRVTGDCPFVPPAEIDRMVGEHESNDARYTTNVTDDMPIGTAVDVIDREVLEELRELGDSHPVRRLRENPDRWDVAFSPNERWVAVSEAHIAVDTPSDYWRVTDALEAVGDNPLDIAEWMAQRQGI, encoded by the coding sequence ATGTCGAATCCGATCTGTCAGGTCCAGGTCCGACTTGGATCAACACGTCTCCCCGGAAAAGTACTGTATCCGCTCGAGTCCCGTCGCGTCATCGGATGGGTGATCGACCGCTGTACGGCCGCGGAAACCGTAACCGATGCGGTGGTCGCAGTCGGAAACGAACCCGAAAACGAGGCCATAACCGAGTGGTGCGAACGAAACGGCGTCCGACACGCCACCGGTCCAGAAGGAAACCTATTGGAGCGACATCTGGCCGTGGCCGAGGCATATAGCAGCGATCCGGTCGTCCGTGTGACCGGCGACTGTCCGTTCGTTCCACCGGCAGAAATCGATCGCATGGTCGGCGAACACGAGTCGAACGACGCGCGATATACCACCAACGTCACGGACGATATGCCAATCGGAACGGCCGTCGACGTGATTGACAGGGAAGTTCTCGAGGAACTGCGAGAACTCGGTGATTCGCACCCGGTTCGTCGACTCCGCGAGAACCCCGACCGATGGGACGTCGCGTTTTCGCCGAACGAGCGATGGGTGGCCGTGTCAGAGGCCCACATTGCCGTGGATACCCCGTCAGATTACTGGCGAGTAACCGACGCACTGGAGGCCGTCGGTGACAATCCGTTGGACATCGCGGAATGGATGGCTCAACGACAAGGTATTTGA
- a CDS encoding fumarylacetoacetate hydrolase family protein, with amino-acid sequence MTIRWTSRNGWLNDKVFDCRNRSGTVMMLSADSIGKFVALGGTFHSHLDEKERTYRWPDLWVVPDDGIVPEGEPIEIPPQTDQIKPGCELTAVIGEELRQASEAEAWDGIKGFTISNDVTASGDWPGWSDPDHGMVTGVGYKVIDTFSPILTDVVEKRDESHYDNLEVKVRVDGETAVSGSTAQMAFTIPEMVSFASKVTTLRENDVVALGDPGNPTVFLDDAESVTCEIESIGSLTSPVERL; translated from the coding sequence GTGACAATCCGTTGGACATCGCGGAATGGATGGCTCAACGACAAGGTATTTGACTGCCGGAACCGCAGTGGCACGGTAATGATGCTCTCCGCGGATTCCATCGGGAAGTTTGTCGCGCTCGGCGGGACGTTTCATTCGCATCTCGACGAAAAAGAGCGAACGTATCGATGGCCGGACCTGTGGGTTGTCCCCGACGACGGGATCGTTCCCGAGGGGGAACCGATCGAAATCCCGCCGCAGACGGACCAGATAAAGCCGGGCTGTGAACTCACGGCCGTCATCGGTGAGGAACTCCGGCAGGCATCTGAAGCGGAGGCGTGGGACGGGATCAAGGGATTCACGATCTCGAACGACGTCACCGCGTCCGGCGACTGGCCGGGATGGTCGGATCCGGACCACGGCATGGTGACCGGAGTCGGCTACAAGGTGATTGACACCTTCTCACCGATTCTCACCGATGTCGTCGAGAAGCGAGACGAGAGTCATTACGACAATCTCGAGGTCAAGGTCCGCGTCGACGGCGAGACTGCCGTATCCGGTTCGACCGCTCAGATGGCGTTTACCATCCCGGAGATGGTCTCCTTCGCGAGCAAGGTAACGACGCTCCGCGAGAACGACGTCGTCGCACTCGGTGACCCCGGTAACCCGACTGTATTCCTCGACGACGCCGAGTCGGTGACATGTGAGATCGAGAGCATTGGTTCGTTGACGAGCCCCGTCGAACGGCTGTAG
- the pseG gene encoding UDP-2,4-diacetamido-2,4,6-trideoxy-beta-L-altropyranose hydrolase — translation MKAVIRADGGPEIGYGHLVRTGAVAELLVENGHRVTYATATPDCVTEVCPSGIETLELPSRTDVSPLLERLEDVNVVLVDSYLADCDYQRALRKIAPTAVVTDDTRHPVHADLVANGNLYAPDLEYEVCGEEPMWCFGPAYLLLRQEIARRAKREPPRREQPERALVTMGGSDTAELTPTVLRAFDGVDLTVDAVVGPGFSAAQERAIREVAADVSARVRVVRDPEDLAERMFCADLAVSTASTTTYELLALGTPIVSIPVVDNQLPIAAALRERDAAIVLERDAGESAIRRAIDRYLMCASLRAERRRCGRELVDGRGARRVYTELLSLVDGDSKP, via the coding sequence ATGAAGGCGGTCATACGGGCAGACGGTGGCCCGGAGATTGGCTACGGGCATCTCGTTCGAACCGGAGCCGTGGCCGAGTTGCTCGTCGAGAACGGTCATCGAGTGACGTACGCGACGGCGACGCCCGACTGCGTCACCGAGGTCTGTCCATCCGGTATCGAGACCCTCGAGCTACCTTCGCGAACTGACGTCTCACCGCTGCTCGAACGACTCGAGGACGTTAACGTCGTCCTCGTTGATTCCTATCTCGCCGACTGCGACTACCAGCGTGCCCTCCGGAAGATCGCACCGACTGCCGTCGTGACCGACGATACGCGACACCCGGTCCATGCCGATCTCGTCGCCAACGGGAACCTGTACGCGCCCGATCTCGAGTACGAGGTGTGCGGCGAGGAGCCGATGTGGTGTTTCGGCCCGGCGTATCTGCTCCTTCGGCAGGAGATCGCACGACGCGCGAAACGAGAGCCGCCGCGTCGCGAACAGCCGGAGCGTGCGCTCGTGACGATGGGCGGAAGCGACACCGCGGAACTGACGCCGACTGTGCTCAGAGCGTTCGACGGCGTCGATCTGACCGTCGACGCCGTCGTCGGACCCGGGTTTTCGGCCGCCCAGGAACGAGCGATACGCGAGGTCGCGGCAGACGTATCGGCGCGGGTTCGCGTCGTTCGTGACCCGGAAGACCTCGCAGAGCGGATGTTCTGTGCCGACCTCGCGGTGAGTACGGCGAGTACCACGACCTATGAACTGCTCGCGCTCGGAACGCCGATCGTGAGTATCCCCGTCGTCGATAACCAGCTCCCGATCGCGGCGGCGCTCCGGGAGCGAGACGCAGCGATCGTACTTGAGCGTGACGCCGGTGAATCGGCAATTCGCCGAGCGATCGACCGATATCTAATGTGCGCGTCGCTCCGCGCGGAACGGCGGCGGTGCGGACGGGAGCTCGTCGACGGTCGCGGTGCACGGCGAGTCTATACCGAATTGCTTTCACTCGTCGACGGGGATTCGAAACCATGA
- a CDS encoding methionyl-tRNA formyltransferase codes for MSDEIDVIFLGINDAGMRVYEWLCDRDGVFVHSLLTTREQLRTIEDVRPDFLVSCGYRRLVPESILEIPTEGCVNLHPAYLPYNRGANPNVWSIVDNTPAGVTLHYMDSSLDTGDIIARRTVPTDFEDTGKDLYRRLEDAQVDLFRDAWPDIEAGDPSTITQDSDAGTYHETTDFKELCRLDPDETVRVKEFLDRLRALTFPPYDNAEIEVDGETYYVDIDITKA; via the coding sequence ATGAGCGACGAAATCGACGTAATTTTTCTCGGCATCAACGACGCCGGAATGCGCGTCTACGAGTGGCTCTGTGATCGCGATGGCGTCTTCGTTCACTCGCTGTTGACGACCCGAGAGCAACTCCGAACCATCGAGGACGTTCGGCCGGACTTCCTCGTGTCCTGTGGCTATCGACGCCTTGTTCCAGAGTCGATCCTCGAGATCCCGACCGAGGGATGCGTGAACCTCCATCCCGCGTATCTCCCGTACAACCGGGGTGCGAATCCGAACGTCTGGAGTATTGTCGACAATACGCCAGCGGGAGTGACGCTCCATTACATGGACTCGAGCCTCGATACAGGAGACATCATCGCACGCCGAACAGTGCCGACGGACTTCGAAGATACCGGCAAAGACCTCTATCGGCGGCTGGAGGATGCGCAAGTGGACCTGTTCCGGGACGCGTGGCCGGACATCGAGGCAGGAGATCCCTCGACGATCACGCAGGATTCCGACGCCGGCACCTATCACGAAACGACTGACTTCAAAGAGCTATGTCGACTCGATCCCGACGAAACCGTGCGCGTCAAGGAGTTTCTGGACCGGCTTCGCGCACTGACGTTTCCACCGTACGACAACGCCGAGATTGAAGTGGATGGCGAGACCTACTACGTCGACATCGATATCACGAAAGCGTAG